Within Dysgonomonas mossii, the genomic segment ATTCAGAATCAAAAAGAAATCATGAAAAAACTGAAGTTAACGTTGATCCTTTCTATCTATGTTTTATCCTGTTTTTCACTGCTTGGACAAAATTACCCTTTCCAAAACACCAACCTCTCTATTGATGAACGAGTCAACGACTTAGTGTCAAAATTAACATTAGAAGAGAAGGTTGCCCAGATGTTAAATAATACACCTGCAATAGAGCGGCTCAATATTCCGGCATACAATTGGTGGAACGAATGTCTGCATGGAATAGGCAGAACAGATTATAAAGTAACGGTTTTTCCGCAGGCTATAGGTATGGCCGCAGCTTGGAATAAAGAGTTGATGAAAGAGGTTGCTTCTGCTATATCAGACGAAGGACGTGCTATATATAATGATGCCACATCAAAAGACAATAGAGAAATATATTACGGATTAACATATTGGACTCCTAATATTAACATATTTAGAGATCCTCGTTGGGGACGTGGACAAGAGACTTATGGCGAAGATCCCTTCTTAACCGGGGCATTGGGAAAGTCTTTTGTTGCCGGATTGCAAGGAGACGATACTAAATATCTAAAAGCTGCTGCTTGTGCCAAACATTATGCTGTACATAGCGGCCCCGAAAATACACGTCATACATTCAATACATTTGTTACTGACTATGATTTATGGGATACTTACCTTCCTGCATTTCGGAATTTAGTAGTGGATGCCAAAGTTGCAGGAGTGATGTGTGCATACAATGCATATAATGGAGAACCTTGCTGTGGTAATAATTTTCTGATGCAAGAGATACTACGCGAGAAATGGAACTTCACGGGCTATGTAACATCGGATTGTGGTGCAATTGACGATTTCTATCAACATCACAAAACGCATCCTGATGCCAAATATGCAGCAGCTGATGCCGTATACAACGGAACGGATATAGATTGTGGTAACGAAGCCTATAAGGCTCTTGTAGATGCTGTAAAGGCCGGTATAATTACAGAAAAGCAAATAGATATATCTCTTAAACGCTTGTTTACGATAAGATTCAGACTAGGCATGTTTGATCCTGCCGAAAATGTTAAATACTCTCAGATATCGACATCTGTTCTTGAATCTCAGAAACATAAAGATTTAGCATTGAAAATAACAAGGGAATCTATTGTACTTCTAAAAAATGAGAATAATACATTACCTCTAAGTAAAAAGCTAAAGAAAGTAGCAGTTGTAGGCCCTAACGCAAATAATGAAGTTTCTGTTTTGGGTAATTATAATGGTTTCCCAACCGAGATAGTAACGCCATACGAAGCTATAAAACAAAAATTGAAAGGGGCAGAAGTTATTTATGAAAAAGGAATAGACTTTGTTACTCCTTCAGCAAACAGTCAAGAAGAAGTTTCTACATTATTAAAACGTCTTAAAGGTGTAGATATAGTTATTTTTGTAGGTGGAATCACTCCCGAGTTAGAAGGAGAAGAAATGCCTGTTAAAATTGAAGGCTTTACCGGGGGTGACAGAACTTCTATCAAGCTACCTAAAATACAAACAGATTTTATGAAAGCCCTTGTTGCTGAAAAAATCCCTACAGTGTTTGTAATGATGACAGGTAGCGCAATTGCAACAGAATGGGAATCACAAAGCATTCCAGCCATTGTCAACGCATGGTATGGTGGCCAGGATGCAGGTACAGCTATTGCTGATGTACTATTTGGAGACTATAATCCTTCAGGAAAGCTTCCTGTTACATTCTATGCAAAAGATAGTGATTTGCCTGCCTTCAATTCATATGAAATGAAAAACAGGACATATAGATATTTCAACGGAGAAGTTTTATATCCGTTTGGATATGGCTTAAGTTATACTAAATTTGAATATTCACCGATCCAAGTACCGTCAACAATAGATACAGGAAACAATGCTAAAGTATCTGTCAGCATTAAGAATACAGGAAAAGTAGAAGGAGAAGAGGTTGTACAGCTTTATATCTCTTACCCTGATACGAAAGGACAGAAACCTTTATATGCTTTAAAAGGCTTCAATAGGGTATCACTCAAAGCTGGAGAATCTAAAACTGTAGAATTCAATCTATCGCCAAGAGAGCTCGGTTTAGTAGATGATGCTGGCATATTAAAAGTTAGTGCGGGAAAAAGAAAGATATTTATCGGAGGAAGCTCTCCTACCCCAACCCATTCAGAAAAACTTCCACTCGTTGAGAAAGATTTTGATATAAAAGGAAGTGATTTTATTGTAGAATAAGTTTGATTAGATTGATTATAAAAAAAGCCTCTGAAGAAATATTCAGAGGCTTTTTTGTTTATTTTAAATCATGAAATACCTATCAACTAAGTCCTTCAATCATACCATTTACAATATCAATATGCTTTGCTTGCGGCTCTGCGGGTAACCCCGGCATTCGCATGATATCTCCGGCTATAGCAACAATAAATTCAGCACCATTGTTAATCACAATATCATTTATTGTAAATTCAAAATCTTTGGGAGTGCCATACAGGCTGGCATCGTCAGAAAAAGAATATTGCGTTTTTGCGATACAAATCGGATAATGAGTTATGCCCATTTTCTTAATCGTATCCAGTTTTCTTTTAGCTTTATTGCTAAATACAACAGAGGCTGCACCATATATTTTCTTTGCAACTTTATCTATCTTAGTATCAATAGCATCTTCATCATCGTATGTAAAAGTTAAACTTCTGGAAGGATTTAAGTCAATTTGTTCGACAACTTTCTTCGCTAATGCTATAGCTCCTTCGCCTCCTTTTACATAAGAATCATTCAAGGCAAATCCAACTCCCATTTTATCACAACATTTCTCTATCAATGAAATTTCTTCATCAGAATCGAAACCATATCTATTTAAAGATACAAGAACGGTCTGTCCGAAAGATTTCATATTTTCGATATGCTTGTTCAAATTTTCAAAACCTTTCAGCAGCCCATCTATATTTTTCTTCTTAATATCTTCCAATGCTACTCCTCCATGCATTTTCAATGCCTGAGTAGTGATCACTATTATTGTAAGCTTAGGTGTTATACCGGCCTTACGACATTTAATATTAAAGAACTTTTCAGCACCCAGATCTGCACCAAAGCCGGCCTCAGTTATTACATAATCAGCATGAGACATTGCCATTTTGGTAGCAATTACAGAGTTACAACCATGAGCTATATTTGCAAAAGGCCCACCGTGTATAATAGCCGCAGAATGTTCTGTAGTTTGTACCAAATTGGGGTTTATCGCATTTTTCAATAAAACAGCAATAGCACCTGAAACACCGAGATCATTAACTGTAAAAGCATTATTTTCGACGGTATATCCCAGAATGATATTTCCTATTCTTCGCTTTAAATCATCAATATCTTTCGATAAACATAGAATAGCCATTATTTCTGAAGCCGGAGTAATTTCAAATCCGGACTCAGTGGGGATACCATTTGTTGTTCCATTCAATCCAGTGACGATATATCTTAAGCTCCTATCATTTACATCCAGTACCCTCTTCCATGTTATTTCCTTCAAAAAACCTTTTGTGCCCTTACTTCTATACAAATAGTTATCAAGTAAAGCGGTTATCATATTATGCGCAGATGTTATTGCGTGAAAATCACCTGTAAAATGCAGATTAATATCTTCCATAGGCAAAACCTGAGCATGACCTCCCCCGGTAGCACCTCCTTTCATTCCAAAGCAAGGCCCTAATGATGGTTCTCTCAATGCAACAACTGTTTTTTTACCTATTTTGTTTAAACCCAAAGCTAATCCAATAGAAGTTGTTGTTTTCCCTATTCCTGCTTTAGTGGGAGTTATTGCTGTAACTAATATGAGGTTACTATTAGCCACCTTCTGATCATTGATTAGAGATACAGGTATTTTAGCTATATATTTACCATAATTATATAGTTGCTCTTGAGATATTCCGAGCTTCTTGGCTATAATATTTATATTTTCTAACTCTATATTTCTTGCAATCTCAATATCTGTAATCATGTTATTATTGGGTTTAATGATATTAATAATTTTACGGGGAGCAAAGATAAATCTTTAAATTAAAGAATCAATAAAGATTTTTCAACACTGTAGTCCCTAATTAACACCCGTCCTCACATATATGTTCATATTCCATTATTTAGAACCAGTTTATATGTCTTTATTATGAAGGAAATAGAAAAAACAATAACAGAATAGATGTTGTAAAATAGATTTCTTTTATTATCTTTGCACAGGTTTATTGCAAATCTATCTTTGTCTAGCAAAAAAATAAAATAATTATTTTCTCTTGTAAACAAAAAAGATTAGGGGTTGAATATCATCCCGACAGATAGCCAGCCAACAAACTAACTATTTAAATCTTAGATAATAACCTTAAATTATTATCTCCCTAAAGTTAAGTTCCATTAAAGTTATTATTATAAAGTTTTACAGAAAAGGCTTTACTCTAATTTATTAAAAATTCTCAAAAATCAATATTTTAATATAGATATACATGCGTATATACAACATTCTTGAGCTTAACGAGAAGCTCACTATCGAACTTAGAACCATCGCAAAGGAGCTTGGGATACGACGTCCTGATGCTTATAAGAAAGATGAGTTAATCTATAAAATTCTTGATGAACAAGCTATCTTAGAAGCAAAAAACAAAAACTCTGAGAGCTATCAAAGCGAAGATCGGATAGAACAACAACAAAGAAAATCCCAGTCTGCAGCTAAGAACAAACTAGAAAGACCCAAGAACCAACCGCAAGCGAAAAAAACAGAAAAACAAGACTCTAAACCTGCTGATGCCTCCCCTAAAAAAGAAGAGCCAAAACCTCAGGTAAAAGTAACACCTAAAGAGGCTCCTGTTGTGGAAAAGAAAAATGAACCGAAAGTAGTCATTGAAGAAAAAGAAAAAGCCCCACAAAAAGAGGTGGTAAAGAAAGTGGAAGAAAAAGAGAAGGAAGCTAAGCCTGTCAGCAATGTAAAACAACAGCCAACAGCTGTAAAGCCGACTCAACTGGTTTTTCGCTCTAACAAAGTAAGAGAAGCTCAACCAGAAGAACCTGTTCCGGGATTACCTCTCCTATCTCCATTAGAAGTTGATGCAGAGGTTCCGGCTGTGGAAATTATTACTGAAGCACCAGCTAAAACAAATAAACCGGCACAGCAACAAAACAATCAACAAAATCAAAAACAAAATAATCAGAATCAGGAAAAATCTTTTGATTTTGAAGGAATATTATCAGCTACAGGTGTTTTAGAGATTATGTCGGAAGGCTACGGATTCCTTCGTTCATCCGATTATAATTATATGTCGTCTCCTGATGATATATATATATCCCAATCTCAAATACGCCTATTCGGCTTAAAAACCGGGGATATTGTGGAAGGACCAATACGTCCACCGAAAGAGTCTGAAAAATTCTTCCCTTTAGTTAAGGTAGATAGAATCAATGGACGCACACCGGATGAAGTACGTGACCGCGTTCCGTTTGATCATTTGAAGCCGCTATTTCCAGATGAGAAATTTAAACTAACAAAAGGACGTAATGACAATCTATCATGCCGTGTTGTAGATCTATTCTCTCCGATTGGTAAAGGACAGCGTGGTTTGATTGTTGCTCAACCGAAGACCGGTAAAACAACATTGCTAAAAGATATAGCAAATGCGATTGCAGATAACCATCCTGAGGTGTACATGATCGTTCTTCTGATCGATGAACGCCCTGAGGAGGTTACCGATATGGAACGTAGTGTAAATGCTGAAGTTATAGCATCTACATTTGACGAACCGGCAGATCGCCATGTGAAGATTGCCGAAATAGTATTGAATAAAGCAAAACGTATGGTAGAGTGCGGACACGACGTAGTTATCCTATTGGATTCCATCACTCGTCTAGCTCGTGCATACAATACTGTGCAACCGGCTTCAGGAAAAGTATTAACCGGAGGGGTTGACGCAAATGCATTACATAAGCCAAAACGTTTCTTCGGAGCAGCACGTAATATCGAAAATGGAGGATCTCTAACAATCATTGCAACAGCATTGACTGAGACCGGCTCTAAAATGGATGATGTTATCTTCGAAGAGTTTAAAGGTACAGGCAATATGGAACTTCAGCTCGATCGTAAATTGTCTAACAAGCGCATATTCCCAGCAGTGGATATTATTGCGTCAAGTACTCGTAGAGATGACTTACTACTGAGCAACGATACACTAAGCAGAATGTGGGTTCTTCGTAACTTCTTATCTGACATGAACTCTGTAGAAGCAATGCAGTTCCTTGACGGAAGATTAAGAAAAACAATAAATAATGAAGAATTCCTTATCTCAATGAATGACTAGGTAAGAAGAATTATAATTCTAGATAACAGAAGCAAGGGAAAAAGAAGTAACTTTACCCTTGCTTTTTTATTTTAAATAATTCTAAATAAGAACGTATGAAACACGATCATAATCATAACACCCACGAACATTCACATAGCGGGCATAGCCATGCACATAATGCCAATAAGAAGGCTTTAACGATTAGCTTCTTTCTGATAGCAGGATTTATGTTTGTTGAATTCATCGGAGGATATTTAACGAATAGCTTAGCTTTAATATCTGATGCTGGGCATATGTTAAGTGATGCCGTTGCACTAGGGTTAAGTTTAAGTGCTCTTATTTTCGGCTCCAGAGCAGCAACCCCATCCAAAACGTATGGATATAAACGTTTTGAAATCCTAGCTGCGTTATTAAATGGCATTGTACTTGTCCTGATTTCTGTTTTTATATTCAAAGAAGCAATACATCGACTTTCAGAACCGCCTCATGTAATAGGCCCGGGTATGATGGTCATATCAGTCATTGGGCTTATTATTAATATTATTGTCGCATATATCCTGCATTCACAAGGCTCGACCAAAGAAAACTTAAATATAAGAAGTGCTTTTCTGCACGTTATAGGCGATTTGTTAGGTTCTGTTGGGGCTATAGCTGCAGCAATACTCATCATGTTATTTGGCTGGTATATAGCCGACCCAATAGCAAGTATGATTGTTTCACTCCTAGTTCTTTATAGTGGATGGCACGTCCTTAAAGAATCTGTTAACATATTGATGGAAGCTAAACCATCAGAGATAGATTCTGATGAAGTTGTAAATGCGTTGAAGTCAATAGAAGGCATAGAAGATATACATGACTTACATATATGGATGATAACGTCTGAATTTTCGGTATTAACAGTTCATCTAATAGTAAAACCACATGTTGATCGTGACCTAATCCTAGAGAAGGCTAAGCGCTCTATTCATGAAAGATTTGGAATTAAGCATGCCACAATTCAGTTAGAAGGAAAGAATATTTGTTTGTCTGAAGACTCTTGTAATTAAAGTTTTTTTCAAAGGGAAATAATCAAACAAAAAAAACGACAAAATCGGATGATGATTTCGTCGTTTTTTATTTAGTATCTATATTTTATTCTATTTCTAAATTGAAAGAACCTTCAATGTTTCTACTAAATCCGGCTGAATTGGTTTATTCTTTTTGATTGCTTTGGAAAATGGAACATATACAATCACATCATTCTGAATACCAATCATTACATTGCGTTGACCATCAAGCAGAGCATCAATTGCGGAAGCACCCATTCGGCTAGCTAGTATACGGTCGTTTGCAGTAGGAGAACCTCCACGTTGTACATGCCCAAGAATAGTTACTCGTACATCGTACTGAGGAAATTCTTTTTTTACACGCTCGGCCATTACCATTGCACCACCGGTGATATCACCCTCTGTTACAAGAACAAGGCTACTATTTTTACTTTTACGAAATCCATTAGATATCAAATCCGCCAATTGGTCTTGTTGCATTGATCTCTCAGGGATAATAGCAGCTTCTGCTCCAGAGGCAATCGCTCCGTTAAGTGCAAGAATACCGCATTCACGACCCATCACTTCAATAAAAAATAAACGTTCGTGCGAACTGGCTGTATCGCGAATTTTATCTACAGCTTGCATGATTGTATTCAACGCTGTATCATAACCAATCGTTAAATCTGTTCCTTGCAAGTCATTATCGATAGTTCCCGGTAGACCAACTATAGGAAAATTATATTCTTGTGCAAAAATACGGGCTCCAGTAAGTGAACCATCTCCACCTATAACAACCAAAGCATCAATATTCTCACGTTGAAGTGTTTCGTATGCTGTCTGACGACCTTCTGTTGTTTCAAACTCTTTACAACGAGCTGTTTTAAGAATTGTACCTCCTTGCTGTATAATATTACTTACACTATTTGTTTTGAATGGTATAATTTCATCAAATACCAATCCCTTATAACCACGCATAACACCTTTAACTTCTATTCCGTTATAGATAGCTGAACGAGTTACTGCACGAATAGCAGCATTCATACCCGGAGCATCGCCTCCGGAAGTAAGGATACCAATACACTTAATGTTAGCCATAATGTTATTTATATTTATTCTTAAAGTCCCTTTTTCAAAATGAATTACAAAAATAAGAATAAATTCACTGATAAGGCTAATCTCAATATGTCAATTTGGTTAAATTAACACCGATCTTATTTCCTCTATTTTTGCTTCTACTTCTTCCATTTGCCATTTTGGAGTAGAAGTTGCACCACAAATACCTATTGAGGCTGTTTTGCTTACTAAATCAGGGTTTATATCTGATGGTGTAGTGATAAAATACGAGTTGGGATTATATTTTTTACACTCAGCAAATAAGACCTTTCCATTCGAACTCTTCTCTCCTGCCACAAAGAATATGATGTCATTATTCAGAGCAAATTCTTTGATGTTAGGAATACGGTTTGACACTTGACGACAAATAGTATCAAAAAATTCAAACTTAGCATCTCCCGTCATTCTGCCTTGAATAATATCAATTATCTCTTGAAATCCATCCAGCGGTTTTGTTGTCTGAGAGAATAAACAAATATTTTTAGAAAAATCGAGTTTTTCGAGATCTTCTTTCTTCTCAATAACAATAGCACTCGATTCAGTTTGTCCGAGTAGCCCATTCACTTCGGCATGCCCGTTTTTACCATAAATAACAATTTGTGTATTGTTATCTCTTTCACTATCATATTTGTCGTGTATCTTTTTCTGAAGACGTAAAACAACAGGACATGACGCATCTATGATCTCGATATTGTTTTCCTTCGCCGTTTGATAGGTTGAAGGTGGCTCGCCATGAGCCCTAAGTAAAACTCTTGCATTTTTCAGTTTTGCAAACTCTTCATGATTAATAGTCTTCATTCCAAGTTTTTCCAACCTGTCTACTTCTAGGTTATTGTGCACGATATCTCCTAAACAATAAAGCATGCCTCCTTTGGCCAATTCTTCTTCTGCTTTCTTTATGGCATTAACTACCCCAAAGCAAAAACCTGACTTAGCATCTATTTCTATATTACTCATTTAATTTGTAGTTATTTGTTTGAACTTTTGTACCAACCATTGCATCTGATCGTCAATGGTCATATATGAATTATCCAGAAGAATGGCGTCATGCGCTTGGATTAAAGGGCTTTCTGCCCGCGTCTGATCCATATTATCTCTGGTTCTTAAATTTTCCAGCACTTCTTCGTATGTCGTTTTCGTATCACCCTTCGACTGCAATTCATCAAAGCGTCTCTGTGCTCTAATTTCAGCTTTTGCAGTCACAAAAACTTTCATCTCGGCATCAGGAAAAACAACAGTTCCTATATCTCTCCCATCCATTACAATTCCTTTCGCCTTACCCATTTCTTGTTGGAGGGCCACCATTGCATGGCGTACAAAAGGAATTGCACTAACAATACTCACTTTTGACGATACTTCCATACTGCGTATCAGACCTTCAACATTCTGTCCATTCAGGTATGTCTCAGGAGTTCCTGTATCTTTGTTTAAGTGAAACTGTATCTTTATATTTTCTATTTCGTTATGCAATTTTTCTTCATCCAGCGTTTCGCCATTAAAGAGATTATGTTGTATGCAATATAGCGTTACAGCCCTATACATGGCTCCACTATCTATATAGACATACCCTATCTCCCTTGCCAAACTTTTGGCCATAGTACTCTTACCATTCGATGAAAACCCATCTATTGCGATAACTATTTTTTTCATTACTTACTTCTATTAAACATCTAAGCGATATAAATGTTTATGTTGATTCGTTATAAATTATATTCCTAATAAAGATACGGCAAAGATAATTCTAATTTTTCATTCTAAATCCTCCTTCGTTTTATAACAAGAAAGATGTTGGCGAAAAAAACTATTGTATTACAAAAAAATGTGTATTTTTGCAGCCTGAAACATTTTTATATATAAATGATAAATCGCGTTCTTATTCGTATCAGGGTTGTTCAAATACTGTTCTCATGCAGTCATAGTGAAACCACAGATTTGAGAAAGGCAGAAAGTGAGTTAATGCTTAGCCTACAAAAATCATATGATTTGTACTTTTATCTGTTATCGTTGATGGTAGAGTTGACTAATACTTATGCTCAGAGAGTAGATAGTCGTAAATCGAAGCTATTGCCCACTAAAGAGGATATGAGCCCAAACACAAAGTTGTTGAATAATAAATTCATATCTCAACTCAGTCAAAACACAGAACTGATAAAATACCTGAACGATAGGCCTTTCTCATGGGCAGAACATGATGCTTTTATCCGCAACCTATTGGATAATATCTTAAACTCTGACATATATAAAGAATATACAGAAAATCAATCTCAAGAATATACTGACGATCGTGAGTTTTGGCGTAAAGTTTTCAAGCAAATTATATGCACGACTGAAGATTTATATTCCATCCTTGAGGATGAAAGTCTTTATTGGAACGACGATATCGAAATCATCCAATCTTTTGTTTTAAAAACAATTAAACGCTTTGAAGAAAACAAAGGAACAGAACAAGAGTTGCTTCCTATGTTTAAGGATGAAACGGATAAAGAGTTTGCAGTAAAATTATTGAGAGAGTCCTTATTCAACGGAAAAGAATATAAAGAGCTGATTGATAAATACACTAAGAATTGGGAGTCGGAACGTATTGCTCTGATGGATATGGTTATAATGCAGATTGCAATAGCCGAAATCATCGAATTCTCATCTATCCCAATTAGTGTTTCCTTAAATGAATATATCGATATAGCGAAGTCATATAGTACTATAAAAAGTGCTTCTTTTATAAATGGAATTTTGGATGCAATTGTAAAAGAGCTGAAAGAAGAAAAAAAGATAATTAAGAAATAATAGCATTTATCATATTTTCGCATAAAGCCTATTTCAAAATATTCACTTATATTTGTAAAAACTTATTCAAAAAAAAGTAACTGAAGTAAGAATAATATAAATCAATATTAAAGAACAATTATGACTTTATTAAATGTATTGTTACAAGCTGCAGATGGTGGAGCTTCTCCTGCCGGAGGTTTATTAGGCGGAAGTACCGGCATGATTATAATGATGGTACTGCTCTTCGGAATTATGTACTTCTTTATGATCAGACCACAGCAGAAGAAACAAAAAGCTCTACAAGAAGCAAGAAACGCCATTAAGGTAGGTGACAAAGTGGTTACAGCCGGAGGTGTTCACGGAAAAGTGAAAGAAGTGGGTGATACATATTTTATTCTTGAAATAGCAGAGGGAGTAAAAATTAAGATTGAAAAATCTTCTGTATATGTTTCAGCCGAAGATACTAAGAAACAATAATTTTTTTATTACGGTAAATATCCGGGTATAGCTTATGAGCGATACTTACGATAAGGAAATATTTGCACAAAAGGTCAAAGCTTTTTTCAAGACAATTCGGTGGAAAAAGATTTTGACCTTCATGTTTTTTGTGCTTTTATCTTTTATTTTCTGGATGATGCAAGTGTATCGCCAAAAATACGAGGCAACCCTTGCTATACCTGTTAAATACATAAATGAGCCGGATAGTATAGTCTTTGAGAATGAACTGCCAACTACGGTTTATGCCCGAATCAAAGATGATGGTGCTACCCTATTCCGATATTACCTGACCAGACGTAAAGACTCACTGGTGGTTGATGTCAGAGAGGTTATAAAGAATTCACCGGACAAGGTTATCCAAGGACGTAATTTTGAGCAATTGATACGTTCTAAGCTTTTCGTCACATCCGAACTAATTAGCTACTCTCCCACTCGGGTGTCATATTCATATGCCTTATTACGAAGCAAGAAGTTACCTGTTATTTTTAACGGCAGTGTAAGTCTCGATGCCGGTTATATGCTCGACGGAGACTTGATAACTCAGCCGGATTCTGTTATGGTATACGGCAGTAAAGCTTCATTAGACACCATTTTCTTTGCTTATACGGAATCGGATACATTAAGGAATATCAAATCGGCAAAGAAGGTAAAAATAAAGATGAAGCCTATACTAGGAGTCAAATATGTTCCGAGTGAAGTAGAATTGAACATTCCAAT encodes:
- a CDS encoding glycoside hydrolase family 3 C-terminal domain-containing protein, whose translation is MKKLKLTLILSIYVLSCFSLLGQNYPFQNTNLSIDERVNDLVSKLTLEEKVAQMLNNTPAIERLNIPAYNWWNECLHGIGRTDYKVTVFPQAIGMAAAWNKELMKEVASAISDEGRAIYNDATSKDNREIYYGLTYWTPNINIFRDPRWGRGQETYGEDPFLTGALGKSFVAGLQGDDTKYLKAAACAKHYAVHSGPENTRHTFNTFVTDYDLWDTYLPAFRNLVVDAKVAGVMCAYNAYNGEPCCGNNFLMQEILREKWNFTGYVTSDCGAIDDFYQHHKTHPDAKYAAADAVYNGTDIDCGNEAYKALVDAVKAGIITEKQIDISLKRLFTIRFRLGMFDPAENVKYSQISTSVLESQKHKDLALKITRESIVLLKNENNTLPLSKKLKKVAVVGPNANNEVSVLGNYNGFPTEIVTPYEAIKQKLKGAEVIYEKGIDFVTPSANSQEEVSTLLKRLKGVDIVIFVGGITPELEGEEMPVKIEGFTGGDRTSIKLPKIQTDFMKALVAEKIPTVFVMMTGSAIATEWESQSIPAIVNAWYGGQDAGTAIADVLFGDYNPSGKLPVTFYAKDSDLPAFNSYEMKNRTYRYFNGEVLYPFGYGLSYTKFEYSPIQVPSTIDTGNNAKVSVSIKNTGKVEGEEVVQLYISYPDTKGQKPLYALKGFNRVSLKAGESKTVEFNLSPRELGLVDDAGILKVSAGKRKIFIGGSSPTPTHSEKLPLVEKDFDIKGSDFIVE
- a CDS encoding formate--tetrahydrofolate ligase, with translation MITDIEIARNIELENINIIAKKLGISQEQLYNYGKYIAKIPVSLINDQKVANSNLILVTAITPTKAGIGKTTTSIGLALGLNKIGKKTVVALREPSLGPCFGMKGGATGGGHAQVLPMEDINLHFTGDFHAITSAHNMITALLDNYLYRSKGTKGFLKEITWKRVLDVNDRSLRYIVTGLNGTTNGIPTESGFEITPASEIMAILCLSKDIDDLKRRIGNIILGYTVENNAFTVNDLGVSGAIAVLLKNAINPNLVQTTEHSAAIIHGGPFANIAHGCNSVIATKMAMSHADYVITEAGFGADLGAEKFFNIKCRKAGITPKLTIIVITTQALKMHGGVALEDIKKKNIDGLLKGFENLNKHIENMKSFGQTVLVSLNRYGFDSDEEISLIEKCCDKMGVGFALNDSYVKGGEGAIALAKKVVEQIDLNPSRSLTFTYDDEDAIDTKIDKVAKKIYGAASVVFSNKAKRKLDTIKKMGITHYPICIAKTQYSFSDDASLYGTPKDFEFTINDIVINNGAEFIVAIAGDIMRMPGLPAEPQAKHIDIVNGMIEGLS
- the rho gene encoding transcription termination factor Rho, giving the protein MRIYNILELNEKLTIELRTIAKELGIRRPDAYKKDELIYKILDEQAILEAKNKNSESYQSEDRIEQQQRKSQSAAKNKLERPKNQPQAKKTEKQDSKPADASPKKEEPKPQVKVTPKEAPVVEKKNEPKVVIEEKEKAPQKEVVKKVEEKEKEAKPVSNVKQQPTAVKPTQLVFRSNKVREAQPEEPVPGLPLLSPLEVDAEVPAVEIITEAPAKTNKPAQQQNNQQNQKQNNQNQEKSFDFEGILSATGVLEIMSEGYGFLRSSDYNYMSSPDDIYISQSQIRLFGLKTGDIVEGPIRPPKESEKFFPLVKVDRINGRTPDEVRDRVPFDHLKPLFPDEKFKLTKGRNDNLSCRVVDLFSPIGKGQRGLIVAQPKTGKTTLLKDIANAIADNHPEVYMIVLLIDERPEEVTDMERSVNAEVIASTFDEPADRHVKIAEIVLNKAKRMVECGHDVVILLDSITRLARAYNTVQPASGKVLTGGVDANALHKPKRFFGAARNIENGGSLTIIATALTETGSKMDDVIFEEFKGTGNMELQLDRKLSNKRIFPAVDIIASSTRRDDLLLSNDTLSRMWVLRNFLSDMNSVEAMQFLDGRLRKTINNEEFLISMND
- a CDS encoding cation diffusion facilitator family transporter, which produces MKHDHNHNTHEHSHSGHSHAHNANKKALTISFFLIAGFMFVEFIGGYLTNSLALISDAGHMLSDAVALGLSLSALIFGSRAATPSKTYGYKRFEILAALLNGIVLVLISVFIFKEAIHRLSEPPHVIGPGMMVISVIGLIINIIVAYILHSQGSTKENLNIRSAFLHVIGDLLGSVGAIAAAILIMLFGWYIADPIASMIVSLLVLYSGWHVLKESVNILMEAKPSEIDSDEVVNALKSIEGIEDIHDLHIWMITSEFSVLTVHLIVKPHVDRDLILEKAKRSIHERFGIKHATIQLEGKNICLSEDSCN
- the pfkA gene encoding 6-phosphofructokinase, whose translation is MANIKCIGILTSGGDAPGMNAAIRAVTRSAIYNGIEVKGVMRGYKGLVFDEIIPFKTNSVSNIIQQGGTILKTARCKEFETTEGRQTAYETLQRENIDALVVIGGDGSLTGARIFAQEYNFPIVGLPGTIDNDLQGTDLTIGYDTALNTIMQAVDKIRDTASSHERLFFIEVMGRECGILALNGAIASGAEAAIIPERSMQQDQLADLISNGFRKSKNSSLVLVTEGDITGGAMVMAERVKKEFPQYDVRVTILGHVQRGGSPTANDRILASRMGASAIDALLDGQRNVMIGIQNDVIVYVPFSKAIKKNKPIQPDLVETLKVLSI
- a CDS encoding 4-hydroxy-3-methylbut-2-enyl diphosphate reductase; the protein is MSNIEIDAKSGFCFGVVNAIKKAEEELAKGGMLYCLGDIVHNNLEVDRLEKLGMKTINHEEFAKLKNARVLLRAHGEPPSTYQTAKENNIEIIDASCPVVLRLQKKIHDKYDSERDNNTQIVIYGKNGHAEVNGLLGQTESSAIVIEKKEDLEKLDFSKNICLFSQTTKPLDGFQEIIDIIQGRMTGDAKFEFFDTICRQVSNRIPNIKEFALNNDIIFFVAGEKSSNGKVLFAECKKYNPNSYFITTPSDINPDLVSKTASIGICGATSTPKWQMEEVEAKIEEIRSVLI
- the cmk gene encoding (d)CMP kinase, whose protein sequence is MKKIVIAIDGFSSNGKSTMAKSLAREIGYVYIDSGAMYRAVTLYCIQHNLFNGETLDEEKLHNEIENIKIQFHLNKDTGTPETYLNGQNVEGLIRSMEVSSKVSIVSAIPFVRHAMVALQQEMGKAKGIVMDGRDIGTVVFPDAEMKVFVTAKAEIRAQRRFDELQSKGDTKTTYEEVLENLRTRDNMDQTRAESPLIQAHDAILLDNSYMTIDDQMQWLVQKFKQITTN